The nucleotide window TTCCTGATGGTTATTGTAGGAACTTTTTTAtaatttctaaatataaagGAATTCAAGCTCCACTATTCATAACATAATCAAATGCCTTGATTGGTATGTTGTAGTGGATGTACGTTTCTGCTTCTGCGGTATGTTTTCCCATAGAAGTCGTCAAAATGTCACAAGTCGTTTATTctgattttttgtgttttcagttcagtCTGTCCAACTTTCCTTGGTGgagtccagactgacagagaaccacaacaacacaacaggtaTATCTATATTCACTTTATTAAACCGATGCCACAAGTGTTAATCAGATGTctactgttttctcctcagagaTGGAGGTCAGACTGAGAGTCAGTGAGGAACATCTGGGGAACCTGAAGATTGAAAACACGGGTAACACTCTGAAGGTTTATATTCATgtgttgtataaatatattcacaatGACATTCATACAACATTTAGAGAAACTACCTATAGAGGATGTTAAGAGTTTAATGATGAGGGATCCAACATTGTTCCCTGAGGAACTCCGTCATGAACACGAAGGAAGCCTTATGGTTCTTGTGGGAACGTTAGGTTTTAGAGGATTCTTTAAGgaacctgctcctcctctgagcTCAGTGAGAGACTAATAATATTGAGTTTtcgtatttttttcaatttattacAATATGCGTTATTGTTATAATTTCCTAGACATTTGATGATTCTGATTTTGTGTCTCAGTTCAGTCTGTTCAACTTTCCTTGGTGgagtccagactgacagagaaccTCAACAACACAACAGGTAGAGTCATATTTACAGCAGTTATTTAAGTATCTATTAATGATGTAGTAATGCGGTTGATATAGACTCTACTCAATAGTTGGAATACCGACccattaaatatatgaataaatccaTTGTGAGTGTCCATCAGCTCTGGAGGTCAGGCTGAGATCGAGTGAGACGCAACGGGAGCAGCTGCAGAATCACACTGCAGGTAACATCACCCACTCGCCAGGATTACTTtcaataaatagaaaaataataacaatagtaGGAATTCAAGCTCCACTATTCATAACATAATCAAATGCCTTGATTGGTATGTTGTAGTAGATgtatgtttctgcgtctgcggtatgtttttcatcatcagtgatattgaaaaaaagttgaatttgAAATAAATAGCCTATGCATTTGTAAACTGTTTAAATGGTAGTTGTTGCTGAAAGATTGAGGAAGAAGGATTTGAAAGTTGAACTttgagaggatttgaaaaaaaaaatccattgggAACCATTTAAGAAATAGTATGAAAGGTACAAAGCTGAAAAGTAAAAGTGGCTCAGTtgtttaatagctgaaagtttGCAGGACTTGAAAGGTgcgacggaagaaatagaataagttgaataaagattcaaGCAACAATAAGTGGTTGAGAAATATTGCCATCAGAATATTAAACCGGTTTTTATTACGTTAGAACATTAATATCAAACTTATTCTCGAGGTGAGCTGAAGGTGGCGTTCTCAGCTGGTCTAACTGACCTAGGATCAGTCGGACCATTTGACGAGGAGAGGACTCTGATCTTCTCCAAGACCATCACCAACATCGGCCGAGCCTACAACCAGACTGCAGGTAAACCCCGTCCCGCTAAGACCCCGTCCCCTTAGGACCGTTACAACCTAGAGAAGGACTCGTGTTGACGGTCACCTGCTCTGTGTCTCTCAGGTGTCTTCACCGCTCCGATCAGAGGACTTTACTTCTTCAGCTTTACGGCCACAGATTACCTGAAGGGGTACATGGGTCTCCACCTGTACAGGAACAACCAGCCTATCGTCTTCAGCCTGGACCTGAACGACCATGGTGGCTACGCGTCCACGTCCTGCGGCGTGGCGCTccagctcgaggcaggcgacgGCGTTCGCCTCAGCCTGCCGGCCAGCTACCGGCTCTACGACGACTCGCGGAACTTCAGCCTCTTCTCCGGCTTCCTGCTGTTCCCACTCTGACCCCGAAACAGCGAGAGCTCCTCTCAGCAACACACTCACTTTAGGTATCAGACCGGACTTTTATTTTAGGGCCCTGGGATGGACTAACGCCTGAATAATAACGATTTAAGAAAATTAACTCAaacttttattacattttgataAAAACAGAAACTTAACTTTGACCTGTTTGTTagtgttaaaatattaaagtgTTGCTTTGATGCCATACAAAAACATCAAGGTGTGACCTCTGGAGACAAAGAGTCTGATCAGTAgaataaacacaaactacaaATGTTGTTGAGTTTCAAGTGAACTCAGGAACAAAGATTtacatcaaataaaatgttacacagtttgtcttcttctctttgtctctgcggTCCAACATATCATCTTATCAAATAAAACACTCGGTGCTGAAACATCCTTAAAAAAACACGACTCAAGAGAAACTTTTGTCCTTAAAGGTTCCAAAAGATGGAAGTCGTTCCTTTAAGACGAGAGAGATTGTTGCATACAAATAAAGAAGGCGAAGAAAAGTGGATTCAGATCTTCATCtgtggagacgaggaggagacaaGAAGGTAGAGGTccgaggagaagagaaaataagaaGACAGTAGtaagaaagaagagaaggaatAATTGGACAGgaagctgaggaggagaagatgaggagCATCAGTGGCGCGTCTCCATATTGTCCATCCTGCGGTGAaccgcctgcagcagcagcagagaataTTCCTCCAGCAGAGCTGCcgtcttcccctcccccacttccccgagccccccccctgctcccagCACGGCCGACGCGCCGACCGGcagacagttgagctccgcccTCATGGCCTGGAAGGCCTCGGATAGGATGCCTGCCATTTGACGCTGGTCGGGGGAGGAGCCactcacctggaggagagagaccgGTGAAGAAGATGTCAGATCTCACCTGACAAATGATGGGttctttttatattaaaaagtcAAAGTGAATCCGGGAAATGTACCACAACCCTCCACTTCCTGTTAAACAACTTCTGATTCTTTAAAGTGAAGTCGAAGCTTCatctgtaaacatgagtttatggtctcagtctctagtctTCTtcatgcagcatgatgttcatttagtgaattatggtccgtGTGGAGTCagacagaccataaagcaggggacgctttagggcggggctacacgctgactgACAGACGTTTTAAAGGATGAGTTCACGTAAAACGTCTGTAATTTATGAACTTCAGGTATAAAGGTGACGACTTGCCTTCCTATACAGGTGTGTTGCTCTCTTGAAACAACTCTGCAGCTCATTGGTCAGAGCTCTGCAGGTCTCCACACTGATTGGCTGgtctgatcacacacacacacacacacacacacacgcacacacacgcacacagagagaggggTTAGGTCACTCTACCAACAACACACAACGGTTCAAAATCTTACATTAGGGAAACATCAAAGCCTTAGAAACAAACCGTTTCTAAGGCTTTGAtgtcaggaggaagaggagggggcggagccaagaGGTGACAGGATGAAGGAAGTTCAAACCTGCGTAGTCTGGTAGCTCTCTGATGCCGCCACCGCCTGCAGGAGTctgaggctcctccccctgccgGGGGGGAGTCAGTGGGGAGGCGGAGCCCGGAGGAAGCcacacagaggagaaggaggcgagggagggCTTGTCAGGGAGCGGTCTGCTGTTGCCGGGTATCCGGGCCTGGAGGCCACGAGGGAAAGGGGCCGcctggttaccatggttactTAGAGACGAGGAGGCAGCAACGACAACGGGAACAATGGCAGCCTGGGGGGGCGTGGCCTGAGCAGTGTTGGAGGGCACCACAGCAGCAAGAGGGGGCGTGTCTTTGATCTGAGAGGAGGGGGTCACTGTCGACAATGAAGATGATATCACTGGGGGCTCCTCGCCAAAGTCTGACATGTTGATTTCGTCGCCCACTGAGACGGAGCGAGACATTTTGGCCATGGAGCTCGCCGTTGGGCTCATGTAGGAGCGCAACGGCGccagcgtggaggaggaggacttccTCAGGATGCCGCTAGCAGACAAAGTTGTGGGCAAGATTGCGGCCTCCTGTAGGGGGGAGCTGGGTGTGTGAGGGGCCGGTAGGGTAGTGGGGCGctgcaggagagggagcagcTGAGGTCGGCCCTCTGTGGGGGGACAAGAGGTCGAGAGGGACGAATCACCTgagcgagagacggagaggtTTGGGTCATTATCCAACTCACCCGTGCTTCTAGAGCAGAGAACTCAAAGAGGTgcttttaaaaggaaataatgtGACTGTTGATTGTGATTTAAATAGATGATAGACTGGTATCAATATctgcatgtaatcaatacacAACTAACCCACTACTGTAAAAACTAACACAGATGCGTTTTGAATCACAGCCGTCTGTTTTAGCTTCTGGGTCTGGATCCGGACCGCGGTCCGCCAGTTACTGACCCCTGTTCTAGACCTTCTGTGTGTCACCTGTGTCGGTCAGCAGGTTTTGGACTGACTGAGCCTTCCGAAGTCCGGACAAGGAACTCAGATGTGAGGCGGCGGCTCGGGCCGTCGGGCCCAGATTCCTCTTTGACTCCACCGCGGTTTGGACCTTCTTCTTTAGTGGGTTGGGGCGGTGGGTCGGCTGTGCCGCCACCTGGAGGTGACCTGCACCCTGCTGGTTCTGTGCCTGGTCGTAAGCTGAGGAGGTTTGGTCCTGGTTCCACGAGACCCTCCGGTCCTGGTTCTCATCCATCAGAGGGCGGACCTCTGAGACCAGAGGACGGgccttcacctcctctcctcctcgggtGGTCCGAGATGGGAGAGGAAACAGAGTCCgactgaggaggagaaacagtACCTGGAGGTTCTAGTCTCAGTTGACTACTGATATGCTGAGTCATTACAAAGTGTGGATCTGATGTTTTACCTTCCAGCTGGATTTTGggagaggaacctggaggagatgCTGATGCTCTCGCTGGAGCTGTGAGAAGCTTTGCTTGGACTTCCTGTCAATACACAGTTTATATTTTAATCCTCCAGATTATCGCAGAGGGCAAGAATGTCGGATACAGAGACAAAGTTCAGTTAAACCAAATCTTGAACTTCTCCAGAGTCCAGATGTTGCTGTGTGTTACAGACCTGGTTTTGAGAGGTTGGCCAGCGTTACAAAGTGTTCCTTCAGAAAGGCTTCCTGGTCTGGAGTCTGGGGAACCAGTTGAGAGGTCATGACAtctggtcctcctcctgctgcgcctcctccgtcctcgtcctcctccagctcagagGAGTTTCCATCCACACTGAGAGGCTCTGAGTCTACGAGGACGGAGACAGGTTAGGGGGTGAGAGACAGACAAGAGAGGTCTGTCTGCCTCGCTtcatctgtctgtctcaccGTTTCCTGCAGGTTTGTCTCTCTGTATCTGTCTATGTCCTGCAGGTTTGTCTCTCTGTATCTGTCTATGTCCTGCAGGTTTGTCTCTCTGTATCTGTCCATGTCCTGCAGGTTTGTCTCTCTGTATCTGTCTATGTCCTGCAGGTGTGTCTCTCCGTATCTGTCTATGTCCTGCAGTTTTGTCTCTCTGTATCTGTCTATGTCCTGCAGCTGTGTCTCTCcttatctgtctgtctcccgGTGTCGGTCTCAccatctcctgcaggtctcaCTGGACTGGACAGCCTGGAGCTGAATCCCAGTGAGCAGCCGCTGTCTGGACTGGGTTTGTCctgatgtttgtctgcagcAGTAGGACACGCCTCCTTCACCTGGAACTCACTGACAGGAAGGGGCAGCGTTTAGAGGGGCGGCGTTCCAACATCCTACAAGCAGAATTAATTCACCTGGGACAAACTACTTCCTAAAATGGGACATTGAACTCTGACCCTGTTTATCATATTCAATTAATTGTCCTTAAATCCTTTTGTAAGGAGACggtgtaaatataaacgacctgatgacctgcttgtgtttcaatctcttctctcctctttttctgcttctgtctctgctgccaaaagctctttctaccgaTCCAGAAtccaatcttcattttctaacccaaaaaaactattttcgatattctccaacctcctccaaccccctagtcctcctccccccttcttctggGTGACTGtcactactttaccaagaaaatagctgacatacgctcctctttctcaaacccacctcctacttcttgcttcccactggcttcacctctatcgccctcactttcctctttcaccccccccgtctcctaaccaagttcttaccctagtaacctctgaccctccgaccacctgccctcttgaccccattccatcacatcttcaaCGGACGctcctaccgggtaacctggagaggatctgtgtcagaaccttgtcctcttactactggagttcctcagggttccgtcctgggtcccctcctcttctctctctacaccaactctctcatTCGCTCActtggcttctcctaccacagcgatgctgatgacacccaactaattctctccttccctcactcggatctctgcctgtctgactgacatctctcagtggatccgcccaccacctgaaaatcaaccccgacaagatggaactacttctctttccaggaaaagattctccttcacaggacctgactgttaactttgagactccgtcttaacgtccactttgactgcaggaacctcggcgtgacgtcgacagccgactctccctgactccaacatcactgacaacaccatcctgtagatactcgctctacaacatgaggagaacacgtcctcttctcactcagaaggaggtactgattcaggctcttgtcgtctccctcctggactactgtaactctctcctgcaggtctcctgctaccaccattccacctctgcagctcatccagaatgcagcagctccactggtctttaaccttcctaagttctccctcaatcctccactcctccagttctaaacatggtgctcaggtaccatgctgtgaatggatggggtccagctcacatccaggacctggtccaacccgacaccccgacccgcactctccgctctgcatgtgataaactgcttgttcctcctcactgagagcaaaacactccactagatctccactctttgctgtcctgctcctaaatggtggaaggaggtctctgaagacatcaggaccacagagagccttcacatcttcagactaaagacacacctcttcagactccacctccactaacacactaactgtagcacttacattggacttataatggttcttatctacagcaagttgtaaattgaaGAAAGGATATCTGATTGTGGGTCAGAGTACAATCAACAGACCTTCCTGCCAGGCTCACTCTGTCCTCCCATTGGTCGGGATACAGAACCACAGCCTCCCCGTCGGGGCTCTGATTGGACAGCGGGATGAAGTCTGGCCTCTGATTGGTCCATGTCTCCCCGTCCTCTGCCTGGACACACAGAGAATATTTATAACTTCAAGGTGCTCAGCGGTGATGTGAGCTGGTACCTGAGCGAATTCAGCTGGAACGCTCACCCAGGCAGTGTTGACCTGCAGACTGACGGTGCTGCCCAGCTCCTGATTGGTCCTGtgaagcccctcccccacacactgGCCCATCCCACTCGGGCGACGGGGGTGGGGGCTGACCTCAACGGGGCGTGTCGTCTCCACCTGGGTAGGAGGGATAAAGGGGGCGCTTTAAACGCTGGATTTTCCTAATGGAGTCTGGTTGGTCGTAGTTTCTCCCCGAGAGCTTCCTGACCTCTCGCTCCACCCGCTGCTCCACCGGTCGGTCGCAGTACGAGTCCAGTAGCCTCAGGTCCAACATGGACTTCACCATCGGTGTGCCGTTACATGTCCTCCTGGACcagcggcggcgggggaggcgCTTCCCCGCCGCACCCTGAGGAGTCCCAGGAAGATTATTGTTTATACTGTTTATATTAGCGCTGCCAAAGTTAGCGCGTTAATCTGAGAGATTATTGTGGCTGAGATTAAGGCgatgaaacattttaaacgcagctttgtttccttctggtgtgcgttgacccctgacccctgactgcagtcagttagatggaGAGAAGGGTCTCAAACAGGAAACGAATCACTTTAGGACTGATAGTGCCCGGAACATgttgctagctgctaggctaagctagctgctaggctacttatcatctcaacatctacattCAATGAGACTTTTGTCTTCTGGTCCTGTGAGGACATTAAACTCTGTAAACTAAATGTCTTCTCACCTTCTGTCCGAACTTTTCCTCAGACGTTTCT belongs to Gasterosteus aculeatus chromosome 15, fGasAcu3.hap1.1, whole genome shotgun sequence and includes:
- the LOC120833034 gene encoding cerebellin-1, producing MESRLTENLNNTTALEVRLRVSEEDLENLKREHTVQSVQLSLVESRLTENHNNTTEMEVRLRVSEEHLGNLKIENTVQSVQLSLVESRLTENLNNTTALEVRLRSSETQREQLQNHTAGELKVAFSAGLTDLGSVGPFDEERTLIFSKTITNIGRAYNQTAGVFTAPIRGLYFFSFTATDYLKGYMGLHLYRNNQPIVFSLDLNDHGGYASTSCGVALQLEAGDGVRLSLPASYRLYDDSRNFSLFSGFLLFPL